Proteins encoded by one window of Deinococcus multiflagellatus:
- the xseA gene encoding exodeoxyribonuclease VII large subunit produces MTRRKKGETRPPEQFLELSELLAYVGQVIARGLPGAVWVRAEIAAVTDRRHLYLDLVQSGDEGEVARCRATVWARERFGLETKFRRATGGGLTAGLKVLLFGEATFHEQYGFALNVLDIAPEFTLGDAALRLAEGRETLVREGVYGLNRLLALPTDFFRFAVLSPREAAGLGDFRREVDPLERAGVLRPVYLEATFQGPAAAASLRRGVQDALALHTAEPLDALVVIRGGGAVTDLAWLNDLPFARALATFPVPVITGLGHARDDTLPDEVACVRTDTPSKAATLIVRTVVEAAAQAQEDVRTIRTQAAQVLVEAEAGAQWTLDRARRAAGRQVDAAAASVDALMKQALGLTPARTLGRGYALVRDAAGRPVTRAAQVQPGQPLTLEFSDGVAGVTAEG; encoded by the coding sequence GTGACGCGGCGCAAGAAAGGGGAGACCCGTCCCCCCGAACAGTTTCTGGAACTCTCGGAACTGCTGGCCTATGTGGGCCAGGTGATCGCCCGGGGCCTGCCCGGCGCCGTGTGGGTGCGCGCCGAGATCGCCGCCGTGACCGACCGGCGCCACCTGTACCTGGACCTTGTGCAAAGTGGCGACGAAGGCGAGGTGGCCCGCTGCCGCGCCACCGTGTGGGCCCGCGAGCGCTTTGGCCTGGAAACCAAGTTCCGCCGCGCCACGGGCGGGGGCCTGACGGCGGGCCTGAAGGTACTCCTCTTTGGCGAGGCCACCTTTCACGAGCAGTACGGCTTTGCGCTGAACGTACTGGACATTGCCCCCGAATTCACCCTGGGCGACGCGGCCCTGCGGCTGGCCGAGGGGCGCGAAACCCTGGTGCGCGAGGGGGTCTACGGCCTGAACCGCCTGCTGGCTCTGCCCACCGACTTCTTCCGCTTTGCGGTGCTGTCGCCGCGCGAGGCCGCCGGGCTGGGCGATTTCCGCCGCGAGGTTGATCCGCTGGAGCGCGCCGGGGTGCTGCGCCCGGTGTATCTGGAAGCCACTTTTCAGGGCCCGGCCGCCGCCGCCAGCCTGCGCCGGGGGGTGCAGGACGCCCTGGCGCTTCATACGGCCGAGCCGCTGGACGCCCTGGTGGTGATCCGGGGCGGCGGCGCCGTCACCGATCTGGCGTGGCTGAACGACCTGCCGTTCGCCCGCGCGCTGGCCACTTTTCCAGTGCCGGTGATCACCGGCCTGGGCCACGCCCGAGACGACACCCTGCCCGACGAGGTGGCCTGCGTGCGCACCGACACGCCCAGCAAGGCGGCGACCCTGATTGTGCGGACAGTCGTCGAGGCCGCCGCGCAGGCCCAGGAAGACGTGCGCACCATCCGCACCCAGGCCGCCCAGGTGCTGGTCGAGGCCGAGGCCGGTGCGCAGTGGACCCTGGACCGCGCCCGCCGCGCCGCCGGGCGGCAGGTGGACGCCGCCGCCGCCAGCGTGGACGCCCTGATGAAGCAGGCCCTGGGCCTGACCCCCGCGCGCACGCTGGGCCGGGGCTACGCCCTGGTGCGCGACGCGGCGGGGCGCCCCGTAACCCGCGCTGCCCAGGTGCAGCCCGGCCAGCCCCTGACCCTGGAGTTCAGCGATGGTGTGGCCGGGGTGACGGCCGAGGGTTGA
- a CDS encoding sulfurtransferase: protein MTPLPTPLVPTDWLMAHLHDPQVRVLDCRYALSDPLLGRLAYLEGHAPGAIYADLETDLSGPVQPDGAGGRHPLPNPEALAAWLGSVGIGNEMTVVCYDDPRTGQGFYATRAWWLLRWLGHTQVAVLDGGWPAWVQASGTVTLTEPEHAPVTFRPQVQADFVATAADVQARPSGTLLLDARAPARYRGEVEPIDARAGHIPGAVNRDWSGALDEQGHWRPAGDQAARLATGEQPTITYCGSGVSATPNLLARELAGVPLGPDNRLYAGSWSDWISDPERPVATGEGTGTDHQRG, encoded by the coding sequence ATGACCCCGCTGCCCACCCCACTGGTGCCCACAGACTGGCTCATGGCTCACCTGCACGACCCACAGGTGCGGGTGCTGGACTGCCGGTACGCCCTCAGCGATCCGCTGCTGGGGCGGCTGGCCTATCTGGAAGGTCACGCACCCGGCGCCATTTACGCCGACCTGGAAACCGACCTGAGCGGGCCGGTTCAGCCGGACGGTGCGGGTGGGCGCCACCCGCTCCCCAACCCAGAGGCGCTGGCCGCGTGGCTGGGCTCGGTGGGCATTGGCAATGAGATGACGGTGGTGTGTTACGACGACCCCCGCACTGGTCAGGGCTTTTACGCGACCCGGGCGTGGTGGCTGCTGCGCTGGCTGGGCCACACGCAGGTGGCGGTGCTGGACGGCGGCTGGCCCGCCTGGGTGCAGGCCAGCGGCACCGTGACGCTGACGGAACCCGAGCATGCCCCCGTGACCTTCCGGCCCCAGGTCCAGGCCGACTTTGTGGCCACGGCGGCCGACGTGCAGGCGCGGCCCAGCGGCACCCTGCTGCTGGATGCCCGCGCTCCCGCGCGCTACCGGGGCGAGGTGGAACCCATTGACGCCAGGGCCGGGCACATTCCCGGTGCAGTGAACCGCGACTGGAGCGGCGCCCTGGACGAACAGGGCCACTGGCGCCCTGCTGGCGACCAAGCGGCGCGGCTGGCGACAGGGGAGCAGCCCACCATCACCTACTGCGGCAGTGGAGTGAGCGCCACCCCCAACTTGCTGGCCCGCGAACTGGCCGGGGTCCCCTTGGGACCAGACAACCGCCTGTACGCCGGGTCCTGGAGCGACTGGATCAGCGACCCTGAGCGGCCAGTGGCGACGGGTGAGGGCACTGGGACAGACCACCAACGGGGGTAA